CCGGATCGGGCTCGCCGCGTTCGAGCGCGAATGCCAGCACCGCGTGCAGGAGCGCGACGGGGCGCGCTGCTCGACCGGTGCCACGTGGCGAGCGCGCCGCCGCTGACCCGCGTCGTGGTCGGCGTGGACCCGTCCGGCGGGGGCGACGCGATCGGGATCGTGGCCGCGGGGCTCGGCGCGGACGGGCGGGCGCACGTGCTCGAGGACCGCACGCCGCTGGGCGCTTAGCGATCGTCTAGCCGGCCAGGGAACTCGGGCGCACGACACCTCGCGTCATGCGCGAGGTCCGCCGCCTCGGTACGGGTTAGGCGCGCGTCCGGCCCCGGTGGGCGACGGCACCGACGCCGAGGAGGCCCGCGCCGAGGAGCGTCGACGTCGCCGGCTCCGGCGCGGGCACGCCCGTCGGGGTGGCCAGGAAGCCGTGCGTCCCGGTCGCGTCGTCGTAGAACCCGACGATCTGCCCCGCGTCGTTGACCCCCTCCACGGACGTCCCGATCGCGCCGGGCACGTTGAAGGGCGTGAGCACGCCGCCGACGTACACGAATCCGGCCGCGCCCGGGTTGTTCGTGTCGGCGTCGGTCCCGACCACCACGCCGGCGTCGTTGATGCCGGTCGCTTCCGTCGCGAACGCCCCCGGCACGTCGACGCGGGTGAACACGCCGCCGACGTCCAGAAAGCCGTGGCGCCCGAACTCGTCCCGGTACCGCCCGACGACCGCCCCAAGGTTGTTGATGTCGTACGCGTAGGTGTACGACGGCCCGGGCACGTCGATGGCCGTGAAGGCGCCGCCGCTGTACACGAAGCCGTGGACCTCGGCCCCGATCGTGTCTTCGTAGCTCCCCACGATCTGCCCGGCGTCGTTGATGCCGAGCGCGGTGGTGAAGTCGGGAGCGGTCGGGGCGTTAAGGGTCGTGAACACGCCGGCGTTGTCCAGGAACCCGTGGGTCCCGGCCGCGTCGCTGTACGACCCGACGATCTCCCCGGCCGTGTTGATGCCGAACGCGTTCGTGCTCAGCGCCCCGGGGACGGTGATCGGCGTGAACACGCCGGTGGCGTAGACGAAGCTGTGAAGGCCCGTCGCGTCGTCGTACGTGCCGACGATCTGCCCGGCGGTGTTGATCCCGGACAGACTGAGGTTCGTCGCGCCTGGATGGTCGATCCGGGTGTAGGTGTATTGCGCGCGGGCGGCGGGCGCGGCAAGCACGCCGGCGAGGAGGGCGGGCGCGAGCAGGCGCGCGTGACGGACGCGAGGCGGCATACGAGGTCGGGGACGGAGGAGCGCGCGGCACGCGCGCGGTGTGCCGGGGCGGCCCGGGCGGGCGATCCGGGCGGGCCGTCCGACCGAACGCGCGGGCTACGATGGCGAGGACCCGGTGAACGCACCAGCCGCGGCCGAACGAATCCGCCCGACGTGGCCCCCGAGTGGCACCGTCGCTTTCGATGTGGCGCGGTTGCGGTGATCCACGTGGGGTCGAGCCCGGGGACGACTGGACGCCGAGCGCGGCCACGCTCGCCGATCGGGTCGCGCCGGCGTGGTGCCCGGCGCCGCTAGGAGTGGCGGCCGAGCCGTGAAGCCCGTAGCACGAGTAGGACGGCGGCGAGCGCTCAGCAGGCGCGTAAGATGGGGAGCGCGGCCCGCTCCGCGCCCGCTCCGCCCCCGCTCCGCGTACCGGGAGGGCCACGCCGCGCACCATATGCGGCGGGCGCCCTCGAGCAGGCGAGATGCCGGGTCTCCCGTGGTGTGTCCGATTTGTATCCCCGCGACCGGCGAAATCCGGCCGAAATCGGCAATCTTCCGCGCCGCTGCAAGAGAGTCGGTAGTGGCTGCCGACTTAGTTAGGTCCGCACGCGTTCAAGTTCAACGTGTAAAGCGGCCTCGGTCTGGCGCCGCGGCCGGCGCCTCGTAGGTTGGCGCTCCAGCGACCCGCCACCGACCGCACCGGGATCGGGCGTGCGCCCACCACCGCCCTTCGACTCCGCATCGACATGCCCACCCACCTCGTCCCGCGCGTCCGTCTCGGCCTCCGCGTCGCGCTCGTCGCGGTCCTCGTCCCCGCGGCGGCGCGCGCGCAGGGGCCATTCAGCTCCCTGACGTTCTTCGGCGACAGCTACAGCGACACGGGCAACCTCTACCTCCTGACCGGCGGCACGCAGCCGCCGTCGCCGCCGTACGCGACCGGACGGTTCTCGGACGGCCCGATCTGGGTCGACTACTTCGCGCAGGCGCTCGGGCGTCCCGCCGACGCCGCGCCGGTGTTCATCACCCGCGCGGCGTCGGGCGACTACGCCGTCGGGGGCGCGCGCACCGAGACGCCGCTGATCGGCACGCAGACGCAGATCGCGTCGTACCTCACGCGCCCGGGCGCGACGCCCGGCACCCTCACCGACCCGACCGGACTCTACACGCTCTTCGCCGGCGGGAACGACCTGCGCGACGTCGGCGGCATTGCCGACCCGGCGGCACGACACACGGCGGCCGCTGCGGCGGCGCAGAACGTCATCACGCAAGCGGGGGAGCTCGCCGGCGCGGGCGCGCGGAACATCCTGCTCTTCACGCTGCCGAGTCTCGCGGCGACGCCCGAGGCGCAGGCGATCCCGGGCCGGCCGGCGATCGACGACCAGCTCGCCGCGACCTTCAACACCACACTCGTCGCCGGCCTTGCGGGCCTCGAAGGTACCTACGGCGCGACGACGTTCTTCAACTTTCGGTTCGACAACCTGTTCACGAACATCCTGCGCGACGCAGAGGGCGGCGGGGCGCGGTACGGGCTGACCAACTTCACGACGCCGTGCCTCGCGCCGGGCGCGCCGTCTTGCGCGACGTCGGTGTTCGCCGACGTGATCCACCCGACGACGCGCACCGACCAGCTCATCGCGGCGGCGGCGGCGCGCTACGTGACCACCGGGCAGAACGTCGCCGTTGTGCCGGAGCCGACGACGTGGGCACTCCTCGGCACGGGCCTGCTCGCGACCGGCGCGGCGGCCGCGCGCCGCCGCCGCACGCGGGCCGCCTAACGATCGCGCCGCCCCGCACGACGCGCGACGGCGTCAGGGCGCGGCGACGCGCGCGGCCTCGTTGCCGAACTTCGTCGAGAGATTCGTGCCGAGCGTCTTCGCGCCCGCGAGCGCGACGAGCGCAATCACGGCGACGAGCAGCGCGTACTCCGCCATCGTGGCGCCGTCGTCCGCCGCGGCGAAGCGCGCGAGGGGGCGCGAGCGTCGAACACGGGCAGCGAGGAGTCGGAACATCGGCGGGGCGAGCACGGGGAGAGGCGGCGGGCGGGCAGGCTGTCGCGGGAAGACGCGCGTGCCGGCGGGCGAGTCACCCCGGGCGCGGCCTCCCCTCAACTCCCCACCGGCGCCACTCGAGCGCGCCGGCGTCGACCGCCGCCGCCGCGCCCACGAACCAGTCTGCGGCCTCGTCCGGCACGCGCACGAGCTCGACGGGCGCGCGGCGCCGGACACCGACCAACGCGTCCTCGATGAGCGCCGCGAAGGGGTGCAGACTGACGTTCCACTTCGAGAAGACGAAGTGCGTCGCCGGGTGGTCGCGCAGAAGACGGCCCAACTTCTCGCGCGAGGTCACGCCGCACTCGCCCCAAAACGCCGCGGCGCGACCGCTCGCGTCCAGCGCGTAGAGGTCGGGCTTGAACCGGCTCGGGAACGGGAGCGCCTGCTCGACGCGCAGCTCGGGGTAGCGCGGCAGATACAGCGTCCAGAGCAGCGCCTTCTGCACGACGTGCTCGCCGCTCTCCTCCGGGCGCTTGACGAGGACCAGCGTGCGCCCGGACGCCCGCACGGTGAGCTTGCGACGGAGGCGGTCGGCGGGGGGCATGGCGGGGACGCGGTGCAGCCCGCGTGCCCCGCACTACGCGCACTCTCTTCCGGCACGGTCAGCCGATCCGGTGCGGGACGAAGCGACTCGTGTTCGTGGTGATCGGCCCGTCCGCCTCGCGAATACCGATGCCGGCCGCCTCGCCGGCGACGATCCACGCGCCGACCACCGGCGTACGCCCGTCGAAGCGAGGGAGCGGTGCGATCGCCTGGTAGACGTACCCCTCCGCCCCGTAGTCGCCCGCAGAGTGTGCGATCTCGTCGCCGAACATCACGAGCGAGACGTTCGCGCCCTCACGCGAGAGCAGCGGCTTGCGTGCGTAGGCGTCCAGGCGCCACTCGTCGAAGTACGCCGGGAGGAGGTTGGGGTGGTCGGGGAAGAGCTCCCAGAGGATCGGGAGAATGCCCTTGTTGCTCAGGAGCATCTTCCACGGCGGCTCGATCCAGCGCGTTGCGCCCGCGGCCTCGAGGAGGTGCGGGCCGAACGCCTCGCGAGTCATCCATTCCCATGGGTAGAGTTTGAACGCGGCCGAGATCGGGGCGTCGTCGACGTCGACGAAGCGGCGCCGCCCCGCGTCCCAGCCCACCTCCGACATCAAGAGCTGCTGCGCTGCGAGCCCGGCCTGCTCCGCCGTGTCGCGCAGGTAGGTGATCGTGGCCGAGTCCTCGACGTCATCGGCGGCGGCGAAGTGGACGGCCCCGCGCGGCCCAGCGACGTCCGGCCACGCGGCGACGAGGCGCTCGTGGATCGAGTTGAACTGGTCGCCCGCGGGGTCGACGTCCTGCAGCCAGTACCATTGCGCGACCGCGGCCTCGACCAGCGCGGTCGGCGTGTCGGCGTTGTACTCGAGCAGCCGCGGCGGCGACTGCGCGTCGTACGCGAGATCGAAGCGTCCGTAGAGCGTCGGCTCCGGGGCGCCACCCGCCGCCCGCCAGCTGCGTTCGACGAGCGGGACCGCCGCCGCGGGGATGGCGAGCTCCGTCCACCGCCCTTCGGTGACGACATGCGCCACCGCGGCGAGGCAGATCCGGTGCAGTTCGTTCGTCGCGGCCTCGAGCGCGTCGACCTCCGCGGCCGTCAGCAGGTACGACGCGCTTTCGTCCCAGTAGGGCGCGCCGTCTGCGGCCGTGTGGTGCGGCAACCCGACCGACTCGACGCGCGCCTGCCAGCCGGCGCGCGGGAGATGCGCGAGTCGTCGCACGGCCGCCTAACCGCCGCGCGCCGCGCCGTGGCTCGCGCCGGTTGCGCCGAATCCGCCGCGGCTGACGACGCCGCGCGCACCCGATCCGCCTTCCGAAGGCGCCGAGGCCGAGCGACCGAACGCACGACCGAGGAAGCCGCGCCGCGCGCCGGTAGCTTCGAAGCCGGTCGACGAGCGGTACCGCGCACCCGCACCTGGCACGTAGCCGCCGGCACTCGCGATACCGCCCGCGACGCGGCCGCCGTAGTACCAGACGAACGGCGCCACGAACGACGTGCCATGGCTGCGGACGTCTGGCGCGCTCGCAGCGCCGAAGTCGCCCGA
The Gemmatimonadetes bacterium T265 genome window above contains:
- a CDS encoding putative glutathionylspermidine synthase, producing the protein MRRLAHLPRAGWQARVESVGLPHHTAADGAPYWDESASYLLTAAEVDALEAATNELHRICLAAVAHVVTEGRWTELAIPAAAVPLVERSWRAAGGAPEPTLYGRFDLAYDAQSPPRLLEYNADTPTALVEAAVAQWYWLQDVDPAGDQFNSIHERLVAAWPDVAGPRGAVHFAAADDVEDSATITYLRDTAEQAGLAAQQLLMSEVGWDAGRRRFVDVDDAPISAAFKLYPWEWMTREAFGPHLLEAAGATRWIEPPWKMLLSNKGILPILWELFPDHPNLLPAYFDEWRLDAYARKPLLSREGANVSLVMFGDEIAHSAGDYGAEGYVYQAIAPLPRFDGRTPVVGAWIVAGEAAGIGIREADGPITTNTSRFVPHRIG